The Streptomyces laurentii genome contains a region encoding:
- a CDS encoding hypothetical protein (identified by MetaGeneAnnotator; putative;~stf [Streptomyces ghanaensis ATCC14672]) — protein sequence MAKGLKAIRTARGWSQDRLIHEMRRFAEQRLLDIASAASLKTYVSEWENGRRVITDRYAAILRPLLGATDIELRGEDETPEPQADGYADLLSRIDAAGSLSRSMVPAFLAQTELLRTMDRQMGATGLIDQMNGHLAAMEEALTFAVLPGARLPIATALAGASTLAAWQALDAGAVDRAWRRYELAKKAAQDAESPLYLAHAMGEQAYVLADAGRPQLAIELVRDAQRTHPERQSPRLRAWLAAAEAELCAAVGGPEMESAARAALERATALLPDDGEVRDADMLSIFLNAGHLSRWRGNVLAKLGDASAMDELYASLRSADETFVRANSGIYCDLTQAHLARGELEEARTHLQKARLSANRTGSVRYRRRVELLTGRL from the coding sequence GTGGCTAAGGGGCTGAAGGCGATCCGGACCGCGCGAGGGTGGTCCCAGGACCGACTGATTCACGAGATGCGGCGGTTCGCGGAGCAGCGACTGCTCGACATCGCGTCGGCGGCCAGTCTCAAGACCTACGTATCGGAGTGGGAGAACGGGCGACGCGTCATCACGGACCGTTACGCCGCGATCCTGCGGCCGCTCCTGGGTGCCACGGACATCGAGCTGCGAGGCGAGGACGAGACCCCCGAGCCTCAGGCAGACGGCTACGCCGACCTGCTCAGTCGAATCGATGCGGCCGGCAGCCTGAGTCGGTCCATGGTCCCGGCGTTCCTGGCCCAGACCGAGCTGCTCCGGACCATGGACCGGCAGATGGGTGCGACGGGCCTGATTGACCAGATGAACGGCCACCTGGCGGCAATGGAGGAAGCGCTCACCTTCGCTGTGCTGCCAGGGGCGCGACTACCCATCGCGACCGCCCTCGCGGGGGCATCCACCCTCGCCGCCTGGCAGGCGTTGGACGCCGGCGCCGTGGACCGGGCATGGCGCCGGTATGAGCTCGCCAAGAAGGCGGCTCAGGACGCCGAGTCCCCGTTGTACCTGGCCCATGCGATGGGGGAGCAGGCGTACGTACTCGCGGACGCCGGTCGACCTCAGCTGGCAATCGAGCTGGTGCGAGACGCGCAGCGCACCCACCCCGAACGTCAGTCGCCCCGTCTGAGGGCGTGGCTGGCGGCGGCAGAGGCGGAGCTGTGTGCCGCTGTCGGTGGCCCGGAGATGGAGTCGGCCGCGAGGGCTGCCCTTGAGCGGGCAACCGCGCTCCTTCCGGACGACGGCGAGGTCCGCGACGCCGACATGCTGAGCATCTTCCTCAACGCCGGGCACCTGTCGAGGTGGCGGGGGAACGTCCTGGCCAAGCTCGGCGATGCCTCGGCTATGGACGAGCTGTACGCGTCGCTCCGAAGTGCCGATGAGACCTTCGTCCGCGCGAACTCCGGCATCTACTGCGACCTCACCCAGGCGCACCTCGCCCGCGGCGAGTTGGAGGAAGCGCGGACCCACCTCCAGAAGGCCCGGTTGTCGGCGAACCGCACGGGCTCCGTGCGGTACCGCCGACGTGTGGAGCTTCTTACCGGGCGCCTCTAG